A single window of Methylacidimicrobium sp. AP8 DNA harbors:
- the gcvP gene encoding aminomethyl-transferring glycine dehydrogenase produces the protein MNDPEASASFVDHHIGLSPWAREEMAEVLGFPSAEALADAIIPRNVRTRTPLSLPPPRSEAEALAALQNLAKKNRIYRSYLGMGYSASVTPSVIRRNVLENPDWYTPYTPYQSEISQGRLEALLTFQTLAADLTGLEVANASLLDADSAAAEAMVLCLRASRIPHARRFLVSPLCHPQTIAVVRTRAEPLGIAVDLRDPLRDGLPEEACFGALLPYPTTEGILLDYAGVIAALRARGTIVAMHADPLALCLFRSPGEMGADLAVGSLQRFGLPLGYGGPHPGFLAARASYLRKMPGRIVGISRDREGRQAFRLALQTREQHIRREKATSNICTAQALPAVVAAFYAVHHGPAGLRNIAEGVRMRAERLADALAAIGVPILPGTRFDTVVALMPAFRSESLLCRARSRGINLRRLPSGLGISLDETTEEKDLLDLVSLFAEESGHLPARLPPENAVASAIPPGLRRDRPLLPHPVFHRYRSETELQRYIRRLASRDISLTTSMIPLGSCTMKLNAAAAMLPMLWDEFSRLHPFCPVEQAAGYQELLGDLERWLKEITGMAAVSFQPAAGSQGELAGLLAIRAYHRAHGQGNRDLCLLPVSAHGTNAASAAAAGLSLQSVRCDAEGRLDLADLQGKLSEVGSRVAAIMITYPSTYGFFDETLPETIRMVRDAGGLVYLDGANANAFLGFCRPGELGVDVCHLNLHKTFAIPHGGGGPGAGPIAVSSALAPFLPSHPFLPHAAEGSVGPVNGSPWGNAGIYPITWMFLAMMGASGLRQCAEAALLSANYIAYRLSPYFPVVFRGRSGLVAHECIVDLRRWKECGIDVEDVAKRLADFGFHAPTVSWPIPGTLMIEPTESESKEELDRFCEAMITIHGELERVRRGELPREDNPLRNAPHTAAAAVAEPWSHPYTREAAVFPLSWLRVRKYWPPVARVDNVYGDRHPSCTWPVEDKAASAGG, from the coding sequence ATGAACGATCCGGAAGCATCCGCCTCCTTTGTCGATCACCACATCGGCCTAAGCCCCTGGGCGCGTGAAGAGATGGCCGAAGTTCTCGGCTTTCCGTCGGCGGAGGCGCTGGCGGACGCAATCATCCCCCGGAACGTCCGCACCCGAACTCCGTTGTCCCTGCCTCCGCCTCGTTCGGAAGCGGAAGCCTTGGCGGCGCTGCAAAATCTTGCGAAGAAAAACCGCATCTATCGCTCCTACCTGGGCATGGGCTATTCGGCGTCGGTCACGCCGTCGGTGATCCGGCGGAACGTCTTGGAAAATCCAGACTGGTACACGCCGTATACCCCCTATCAGTCGGAGATCAGCCAAGGGCGGTTGGAAGCCCTTCTGACCTTCCAGACCCTCGCCGCCGACCTTACGGGGCTCGAGGTGGCCAATGCGTCTCTCCTTGACGCCGATTCGGCTGCCGCCGAAGCCATGGTCCTCTGCTTGCGCGCCAGCCGCATCCCGCATGCGCGGCGCTTTCTGGTCTCCCCTCTCTGCCACCCGCAGACCATCGCGGTCGTGCGGACCCGCGCCGAACCCCTCGGCATCGCCGTGGACCTACGCGATCCGCTGCGGGACGGCCTCCCGGAAGAGGCGTGCTTCGGCGCTCTCCTTCCTTATCCGACGACCGAGGGGATCCTCTTGGATTATGCCGGCGTGATCGCCGCGCTCCGGGCACGCGGCACCATCGTGGCCATGCACGCCGATCCGCTCGCGCTCTGCCTCTTTCGCTCTCCGGGCGAGATGGGCGCGGACCTTGCGGTTGGCTCCTTGCAACGCTTCGGCCTTCCCCTCGGCTACGGCGGACCCCATCCCGGCTTCCTGGCGGCGCGCGCGAGCTATCTCCGCAAGATGCCGGGGCGAATCGTCGGCATTTCTCGGGACCGGGAAGGGAGACAGGCGTTCCGCCTAGCTTTGCAAACGCGGGAGCAGCACATCCGGCGAGAGAAGGCGACAAGCAACATTTGCACGGCACAGGCCCTTCCCGCCGTCGTGGCCGCCTTTTACGCGGTCCACCATGGACCGGCCGGGCTACGAAACATCGCCGAAGGTGTCAGGATGCGGGCCGAGCGTTTGGCGGATGCGCTTGCGGCCATCGGGGTCCCGATTCTTCCGGGGACGCGCTTCGATACGGTCGTCGCCCTCATGCCCGCGTTCCGATCCGAATCCTTGCTTTGCCGAGCCCGGAGCAGGGGGATCAATCTGCGCCGGCTGCCGTCGGGGCTCGGTATCTCCCTGGACGAGACGACCGAGGAAAAAGATCTGCTCGACCTGGTCTCTCTTTTTGCGGAGGAATCGGGCCATCTCCCGGCACGCCTTCCGCCGGAGAACGCGGTCGCGTCCGCCATCCCGCCCGGCCTCCGGCGGGATCGCCCGCTCCTGCCCCATCCGGTCTTCCACCGGTACCGGAGCGAGACCGAGCTCCAGCGATACATCCGCCGGCTGGCCAGCCGCGACATCAGCTTGACGACCTCGATGATCCCCCTCGGATCCTGCACTATGAAGCTCAACGCGGCGGCCGCCATGCTCCCGATGCTTTGGGACGAATTTTCCCGACTACATCCTTTTTGCCCGGTCGAGCAGGCCGCGGGATACCAGGAGCTCTTGGGCGACCTAGAACGCTGGCTCAAGGAGATCACGGGGATGGCGGCGGTCTCTTTTCAGCCGGCGGCGGGCAGCCAAGGGGAGCTCGCCGGACTCCTGGCGATTCGCGCCTACCACCGGGCGCACGGCCAGGGGAATCGGGACCTCTGCCTCCTGCCGGTTTCCGCGCATGGAACGAATGCCGCCAGCGCCGCCGCAGCAGGCCTTTCCCTTCAATCCGTGCGCTGCGACGCGGAAGGGAGGCTCGACCTGGCGGATCTTCAGGGCAAGCTCTCCGAGGTGGGATCCCGCGTCGCTGCAATCATGATCACCTATCCTTCCACCTACGGCTTTTTCGACGAGACCCTTCCGGAGACGATCCGCATGGTTCGGGACGCGGGCGGACTCGTCTACCTTGACGGAGCCAATGCCAATGCATTCCTGGGGTTTTGCCGCCCCGGAGAGCTCGGGGTCGATGTTTGCCACCTCAACCTCCATAAAACCTTTGCCATTCCCCATGGCGGTGGAGGACCGGGGGCGGGGCCGATCGCCGTTTCTTCCGCCCTCGCCCCCTTCCTCCCATCCCATCCTTTTCTCCCGCACGCAGCGGAAGGAAGCGTGGGCCCGGTCAACGGCTCCCCCTGGGGGAATGCAGGAATCTATCCCATCACCTGGATGTTCCTTGCGATGATGGGTGCGAGCGGCTTGAGACAGTGCGCGGAAGCCGCGCTTCTTTCGGCCAACTACATCGCCTACCGGCTCTCTCCCTACTTCCCGGTGGTCTTTCGCGGGCGCTCCGGGCTGGTAGCCCATGAGTGCATCGTCGATCTCCGTCGGTGGAAGGAATGCGGGATCGACGTGGAGGACGTGGCGAAGCGTCTGGCCGATTTCGGCTTCCATGCGCCGACGGTCTCCTGGCCGATTCCCGGGACGCTCATGATCGAGCCGACCGAAAGCGAGTCCAAGGAGGAGCTCGACCGCTTTTGCGAGGCGATGATCACGATTCACGGCGAGTTGGAGCGCGTGCGCCGTGGCGAGCTTCCCCGAGAGGACAACCCTCTCCGGAACGCTCCCCATACCGCAGCCGCCGCGGTGGCCGAGCCGTGGAGCCATCCCTACACGCGCGAGGCGGCGGTCTTCCCGCTTTCTTGGTTGCGGGTGAGGAAGTACTGGCCGCCGGTGGCCCGAGTCGACAATGTCTATGGAGATCGCCATCCCTCTTGTACCTGGCCCGTCGAGGACAAAGCAGCTTCCGCAGGCGGTTAG
- the gcvH gene encoding glycine cleavage system protein GcvH: MNIPTDRFYSASHEWLLCEGDTGVVGITDYAQRELSDIVFVELPAVGTRVRQGEAVATIESVKAASDVYAPLSGEVSEINAALARDPGLINTDPYGEGWLFRIRIENQAEIAKLQPPEAYEKLTQRGEATST; the protein is encoded by the coding sequence ATGAACATTCCGACCGACCGTTTCTATTCCGCTTCGCACGAATGGTTGCTGTGCGAAGGAGATACCGGTGTGGTGGGCATAACCGATTACGCGCAACGGGAGCTTTCCGACATCGTCTTCGTCGAGCTGCCGGCCGTCGGCACGCGCGTCCGTCAGGGAGAAGCCGTCGCGACGATCGAATCGGTGAAGGCCGCCTCCGACGTCTACGCCCCTCTCTCCGGGGAGGTCAGCGAGATCAACGCCGCACTGGCCCGGGACCCGGGCTTGATCAACACCGATCCCTACGGGGAGGGCTGGCTCTTCCGGATTCGTATCGAAAACCAGGCGGAAATCGCGAAACTGCAACCGCCGGAAGCCTACGAAAAGCTTACGCAGCGCGGCGAGGCGACCTCGACGTAG
- the gcvT gene encoding glycine cleavage system aminomethyltransferase GcvT, with the protein MRSSPPFPLRTTPLADRHRKWGARMGEFAGWSLPIVYTTVAEEASAVRRTAGLFDVSHMGELVLRGPDAPADLDRLFPSNIGSLEVGRGCYSLVLQEDGGILDDLFLYRIESSTFLCVVNAATTPSDFRWLSEHLQGAGTTVTDASEHWGALAVQGPEARKIVRSILPEVPEALGRRAIVVASWEGTRLWVARTGYTGEDGVELFFPVPLGPGLWEAILEAGASSGIRPCGLAARDILRLEACLPLSGQELTPEVTPVEAGLAWVVDWEKRCSFPGRRALEERRIRGAEVLLVAFVVDPPAPPPRTGYELRSGETVVGKVTSGGFSPTLRAPIGMGYVRTELAAQGTRLAYTVRGHRYEATVRAAPLYRRRRR; encoded by the coding sequence GTGCGATCCTCTCCTCCCTTTCCGCTCCGCACGACTCCCCTGGCGGATCGCCACCGAAAATGGGGAGCGCGCATGGGGGAATTCGCAGGGTGGAGCCTACCCATTGTCTACACGACCGTGGCGGAGGAAGCATCAGCCGTTCGCCGAACGGCAGGGCTCTTTGACGTGAGCCACATGGGAGAACTGGTCCTGCGCGGGCCGGATGCTCCGGCAGATCTGGACCGCCTGTTTCCGAGCAATATCGGCTCCCTGGAGGTCGGGCGCGGATGCTACTCCTTGGTGTTGCAAGAAGACGGAGGAATTCTCGACGACCTTTTCCTCTACCGGATCGAGTCGTCGACGTTTCTTTGCGTCGTGAACGCCGCCACGACGCCGAGCGACTTCCGCTGGCTGTCCGAACATCTTCAAGGGGCCGGGACGACCGTGACGGACGCGAGCGAACACTGGGGCGCTCTAGCCGTCCAGGGTCCGGAAGCTCGAAAGATCGTCCGATCGATCCTGCCGGAAGTTCCGGAGGCGCTCGGCCGTCGCGCCATCGTTGTCGCTTCCTGGGAAGGAACTCGGTTATGGGTGGCGCGCACCGGCTACACGGGGGAGGATGGGGTGGAGCTGTTTTTTCCGGTCCCGCTTGGCCCCGGCCTCTGGGAGGCTATTCTGGAAGCGGGTGCCTCATCGGGAATACGCCCTTGCGGGCTGGCGGCAAGGGACATCCTCAGGCTGGAAGCCTGCTTACCTTTGAGCGGCCAAGAGCTAACCCCGGAGGTGACGCCCGTGGAAGCCGGCCTGGCTTGGGTCGTCGACTGGGAGAAGAGATGTTCCTTTCCGGGAAGGAGGGCGCTGGAAGAGAGAAGGATCCGAGGAGCCGAAGTCCTTCTGGTCGCCTTCGTGGTCGACCCCCCGGCTCCTCCGCCCAGGACCGGCTATGAGCTCCGGAGCGGAGAAACCGTCGTAGGGAAGGTGACCAGCGGTGGGTTTTCCCCCACCTTGCGCGCGCCGATCGGCATGGGGTACGTGCGGACGGAGCTGGCCGCCCAAGGCACGCGCCTTGCTTACACGGTCCGGGGACACCGCTATGAGGCAACCGTGAGGGCCGCTCCTCTCTATCGAAGGAGACGCAGATGA
- the phoU gene encoding phosphate signaling complex protein PhoU → MTSTGSFELSRIRETLLLMASLAARHLRLALQALIERNDSFADSVEKQDSEIDSLEVKVDDLVITYIATHSPVAIDCRFVLVASKISSDLERIGDQAVTIARLARRLNTAPPLKLLFDLPRMAMVAEEMYRDAIDCFIEAKAKKAIDIVRRDKEVDSFNRMLSEELLQTMRDQPGAIPQATSLLLVSRAIERIADHAKNIAEEVYYLYRARDIRHRSRTGIR, encoded by the coding sequence ATGACCAGTACCGGTTCCTTCGAGCTTTCTCGCATCCGAGAGACGCTGCTGCTGATGGCAAGTCTCGCGGCCCGACATCTGCGTTTGGCGCTCCAAGCCCTCATCGAGAGAAACGATTCCTTCGCCGATTCGGTCGAAAAGCAGGACTCCGAAATCGACTCACTGGAAGTCAAGGTCGACGATCTGGTCATCACCTACATCGCCACGCACAGCCCGGTGGCTATCGACTGCCGCTTTGTATTGGTGGCTTCCAAGATTTCCAGCGATCTCGAACGGATCGGCGACCAGGCGGTCACGATCGCCCGCCTGGCGCGCCGACTCAACACCGCTCCGCCGCTCAAGCTCCTTTTCGACCTCCCCCGGATGGCCATGGTAGCCGAGGAAATGTACCGGGATGCGATCGACTGCTTCATCGAGGCCAAGGCCAAGAAGGCTATCGACATCGTCCGGCGCGACAAGGAAGTCGACAGCTTCAACAGGATGCTTTCCGAGGAGCTGCTCCAAACGATGCGCGACCAACCGGGAGCGATCCCCCAGGCGACGAGCCTGCTCCTGGTCAGCCGGGCGATCGAACGGATCGCCGACCACGCCAAAAATATCGCCGAGGAAGTGTATTACCTCTACCGCGCCAGGGACATCCGTCATCGGAGCCGAACGGGGATCCGGTGA
- a CDS encoding HAD family hydrolase: MGGFSAEAARKAEALSSQGERVLAVAAGGREPLTLAGFLGFSDPVRDDSCSLVTRLQELGIRVLLVSGDAEPAARAVARRVGIGDRVCSVPIAPATARRIRSIPVTSSRTCIRKRNFGSSIALRKKVMSLG, translated from the coding sequence GTGGGAGGTTTTTCGGCGGAAGCGGCCCGAAAAGCGGAAGCCCTCTCCTCTCAGGGAGAGCGGGTTCTCGCCGTGGCGGCGGGCGGCCGGGAGCCCTTGACGCTGGCAGGCTTCCTCGGTTTTTCCGATCCGGTCCGTGATGATTCCTGCAGCCTGGTCACCCGGCTTCAAGAACTGGGAATCCGCGTGCTTCTGGTGTCCGGGGATGCCGAACCGGCGGCCCGTGCCGTTGCACGCCGGGTCGGAATCGGCGACCGGGTCTGCTCCGTTCCGATTGCGCCGGCGACCGCAAGGAGGATTCGATCGATTCCTGTGACATCTTCGCGAACGTGTATCCGGAAGAGAAATTTCGGATCATCGATTGCTCTCAGAAAGAAGGTCATGTCACTGGGATGA
- a CDS encoding IS1634 family transposase — protein MYVQEVRTCQRGKVYRSVLVRESYRVGKQVKTRILSNLTRMPVEVQQAVRALLQGKKLVPLDGLEGQEALDYGGLAVLEQAWQRFGLDQVLSGVGSERKGRLLKAMIFGRILFPSSKLALREEAGGTLLAKVCGLEEKDLEEDDLYRAMDGLNGVWSGIEKKLYREAQPEGASLVLYDLSSVYFEGDGPEGLAQYGYSRDHRQDRRQVLLAVATDARGIPIHVEVLRGNRADSTTLTGLLVTLRRRLGIREATFVFDGGMKSRWNLEMLTGMELEYVTRSTGTKLQEIVRRLPKDRQLWLTDRTRVMEIEHQGVRYVVAGGEWRAMRDRERRQSRIARGEEELRQIAKATRKGADPVELGSRIGRALQRIQAHKYFQYGVDAKGRFWWKLDQERVKEEEAIDGWYLLETNLPSAKASPQEVLTHYKRLAEVEAAFSELKSYLEVRPVYHWRPDRVRNHVRICFLAFWMNARLRTEWVAKGFTEEVPKVLRRLQAIRLIRLAPNGRPLIGFFSKIPADINALLQKLDLLPLFARPPKWAM, from the coding sequence ATGTACGTGCAAGAGGTGCGCACTTGCCAGAGGGGCAAAGTCTACCGATCCGTTCTTGTCCGGGAGTCGTATCGGGTGGGCAAGCAGGTCAAGACCAGGATCCTGTCCAATCTGACCCGGATGCCGGTGGAGGTCCAGCAGGCGGTCCGAGCGCTGCTGCAGGGGAAGAAGCTGGTGCCCCTGGACGGACTGGAAGGGCAGGAAGCTCTGGATTACGGAGGACTCGCGGTCCTCGAGCAAGCGTGGCAGCGATTTGGACTCGATCAGGTTCTTTCCGGGGTGGGTTCGGAGCGGAAGGGGCGGCTTTTGAAAGCGATGATCTTTGGACGGATTCTCTTTCCCTCTTCCAAGCTCGCCCTTCGGGAGGAAGCAGGCGGGACGCTTTTGGCTAAGGTATGCGGGCTGGAGGAGAAGGACCTGGAAGAAGACGATCTCTACCGGGCGATGGATGGGCTCAACGGCGTTTGGAGCGGGATCGAGAAGAAGCTTTACCGGGAAGCCCAACCAGAGGGAGCGAGCTTGGTGCTCTATGACCTTTCGAGTGTCTACTTCGAGGGGGACGGCCCCGAGGGATTGGCGCAGTACGGCTACAGCCGGGATCACCGGCAAGATCGGCGGCAGGTGCTTCTTGCGGTCGCCACCGATGCCCGGGGGATCCCGATCCATGTGGAGGTCCTGCGGGGGAACCGGGCGGACAGCACGACGCTGACGGGGCTCTTGGTGACTCTCAGACGCCGACTCGGGATCCGAGAGGCTACCTTCGTCTTCGATGGCGGGATGAAGAGCCGGTGGAATCTGGAGATGCTCACCGGCATGGAGCTTGAGTACGTGACCCGATCAACTGGGACCAAGCTCCAGGAGATCGTTCGGCGACTTCCCAAAGATCGGCAGCTCTGGCTGACGGATCGAACCCGGGTGATGGAGATCGAGCACCAAGGGGTTCGCTACGTCGTTGCCGGAGGGGAGTGGCGCGCGATGCGCGATCGGGAGCGGCGGCAGAGCCGCATTGCCCGAGGAGAGGAAGAGCTGCGCCAGATTGCCAAGGCAACGCGCAAGGGAGCAGACCCGGTCGAGCTCGGCAGCCGGATCGGCCGGGCGCTCCAGCGGATCCAGGCCCATAAGTACTTTCAGTATGGAGTCGACGCCAAGGGCCGGTTCTGGTGGAAGCTTGACCAAGAGCGGGTCAAAGAAGAAGAGGCGATCGACGGCTGGTATCTTTTGGAGACCAACCTCCCGTCCGCCAAGGCTTCTCCTCAGGAGGTGCTGACCCACTACAAGCGGCTCGCAGAGGTCGAGGCCGCTTTTTCAGAACTCAAGAGCTACCTCGAAGTCCGTCCGGTCTATCATTGGCGGCCCGATCGGGTCCGCAACCACGTGAGAATCTGCTTCTTGGCTTTCTGGATGAATGCCCGCCTCAGGACCGAATGGGTGGCCAAAGGGTTTACCGAAGAGGTGCCCAAGGTGCTCCGCCGCCTTCAGGCGATCCGCTTGATCCGGCTTGCCCCAAACGGACGGCCTTTGATCGGGTTCTTCTCCAAGATCCCCGCCGACATCAACGCACTGCTCCAAAAGCTCGACCTGCTCCCCCTCTTTGCTCGCCCGCCCAAATGGGCCATGTAG
- the der gene encoding ribosome biogenesis GTPase Der yields the protein MRTFVIVGRPNVGKSTLFNRLCGKEIALTHSDPGVTRDPLSAFVRFGGETALLIDTGGVTLPRTGLERAVVSLTRAVLEKATDLLFVLDCRAGVTPLDREIAASLRKLGKKVWVIANKADDEKLEAFAGELCELGFGDPILVSAAHNRGIRRLREKLMGEGGVLPGSSPAIEEPPRRLSFLGRPNVGKSTLVNALIGESRLLVAPEPGTTHDAIDIAFTWRDRRLLLIDTAGLAPRHKQREGLEAKTAGRSLHALARAHVAILVLDGYSGITRQDKKIAGWIQRIGRPCVIALNKSDLLLKAPDEKTTEVLAADALKRELPQLAFAPVVPLSAKEGTNIDRLLETSLQVDAEAKIEISTSALNRFFQNVQRRVPPPLSKGKRLKIYYVVNETARGSAAASALRLRLYANDPKLRVESYERFLEAQMRKEFPLLGRPIHWRWEKAEGREKTISGKRRFPLRPSRRGQKSSL from the coding sequence ATGCGAACCTTCGTGATCGTAGGCCGGCCCAATGTCGGAAAGTCGACTTTGTTCAACCGCCTTTGCGGGAAAGAGATCGCATTGACCCACTCCGATCCGGGGGTGACACGGGATCCCCTCTCCGCTTTTGTCCGCTTCGGCGGGGAAACAGCACTCCTGATCGACACCGGCGGAGTCACACTTCCGCGCACCGGGCTGGAACGCGCGGTCGTCAGCCTTACCCGGGCCGTTCTCGAAAAGGCGACCGATCTCCTTTTCGTTCTTGACTGCCGGGCGGGAGTGACTCCGCTCGATCGGGAAATCGCCGCCTCTCTCCGCAAGCTCGGCAAGAAGGTATGGGTGATCGCCAACAAAGCCGACGATGAAAAGCTTGAGGCATTCGCCGGCGAGCTCTGCGAGCTGGGCTTCGGCGATCCGATCTTGGTCTCCGCCGCGCACAACCGAGGGATCCGGCGATTGCGCGAGAAATTGATGGGCGAAGGGGGCGTCCTTCCCGGTTCTTCGCCGGCGATCGAAGAGCCCCCGCGGCGGCTTTCCTTCCTCGGGCGGCCCAACGTGGGCAAATCGACGCTGGTCAACGCCTTGATCGGGGAGTCCCGATTGCTCGTCGCGCCCGAGCCGGGGACCACGCACGATGCCATCGACATTGCGTTCACCTGGCGCGACCGGCGACTCCTCCTTATCGATACGGCCGGACTGGCCCCTCGGCATAAGCAGAGGGAAGGACTCGAGGCGAAAACCGCCGGCCGTTCCCTCCACGCGCTCGCCCGTGCTCACGTGGCCATCCTGGTGCTTGACGGCTACTCGGGGATTACACGCCAAGACAAGAAAATCGCCGGCTGGATTCAGCGCATCGGCCGGCCTTGCGTCATCGCCCTCAACAAGTCGGATCTTCTCTTGAAGGCGCCCGACGAAAAGACAACGGAGGTCCTGGCGGCCGATGCGCTGAAGAGAGAATTACCCCAGCTGGCCTTCGCCCCCGTCGTCCCCTTGAGCGCCAAGGAGGGAACCAACATCGACCGCCTGCTCGAAACGAGCCTTCAAGTCGATGCGGAAGCGAAAATCGAGATTTCGACCAGTGCGCTCAACAGGTTTTTCCAAAACGTCCAGCGCCGCGTCCCTCCTCCGCTATCCAAGGGGAAGCGCCTCAAGATCTATTATGTCGTAAACGAAACAGCGCGAGGGTCGGCGGCTGCTTCCGCGCTCCGTCTACGCCTTTACGCAAACGACCCGAAGCTTCGCGTCGAATCCTACGAGCGCTTCTTGGAAGCGCAGATGCGAAAGGAATTCCCCCTGCTGGGCCGCCCGATCCACTGGAGATGGGAAAAGGCGGAAGGGAGGGAAAAAACCATCAGCGGCAAGCGGCGGTTTCCGCTCCGGCCAAGCCGAAGAGGGCAAAAATCTTCCCTCTAA
- a CDS encoding CDP-alcohol phosphatidyltransferase family protein, translating into MTWANRVTVLRLFCVPAMAAVLWQYGKSQAGGPGDDRLRIAGISLFLAAALTDALDGFIARQWNQQSWLGRILDPLADKLLMLVSLLCLTTFPSPRSAPLPFWFLVLVVSRDSLLLSGVGLLHLLKRKVPIHPHWTGKAATFFSFVAVTAALLKLSWAAWACWIAAGFVLASAAFYLSVGLRALVQGGSGISLRPTQRGSAGPRFS; encoded by the coding sequence ATGACATGGGCCAATCGTGTCACCGTATTGCGCCTGTTCTGCGTCCCGGCCATGGCGGCAGTGCTCTGGCAGTACGGCAAGAGTCAAGCAGGAGGGCCGGGTGACGACCGGCTTCGGATCGCCGGAATCTCCCTCTTTCTGGCGGCCGCACTGACTGACGCACTCGACGGATTCATCGCCAGACAATGGAATCAACAGAGCTGGCTAGGAAGAATCCTTGATCCCTTGGCGGACAAGCTCCTGATGCTCGTCTCGCTCCTCTGTTTGACCACTTTTCCTTCTCCGCGGTCGGCACCCTTGCCGTTTTGGTTCTTGGTGCTGGTCGTGAGCCGAGACAGCCTCCTGCTCTCGGGCGTCGGCCTTCTGCATCTCCTCAAGCGGAAAGTCCCGATCCACCCGCATTGGACAGGAAAGGCGGCTACGTTTTTTTCGTTCGTCGCCGTGACGGCGGCTCTCCTGAAGCTTTCCTGGGCGGCATGGGCCTGCTGGATCGCCGCCGGTTTCGTGCTCGCATCCGCCGCTTTCTATCTCTCGGTCGGATTGCGCGCGCTGGTCCAAGGAGGATCCGGCATTTCTCTCCGTCCCACGCAACGGGGAAGCGCCGGCCCGCGTTTCTCGTAA
- a CDS encoding glutamate--tRNA ligase yields the protein MSRVRVRFAPSPTGYLHIGGARTALFNWLYARHTKGTFILRIEDTDSARNTAEAVRVIFDGLRWLGLDWDEGPMPDGSVRGDRGPYFQSERGAVYDRAIRFLLDRDQAYEKDGAIYFRMPRKKIVVDDLICGEVGFDCTLEQDFVIRRKDGSPVFHLVNVVDDLEMGITHVIRGEDHLSNTPKHLAIAAALGGDSPRYAHIPLILNRTGSKMSKRDVGASLMEYRNGGYLPQAVRNYLCLLGWSLRENREIFPIEEAVERFELGQIHRSNARFDADKLLWMNGSYLRALSAEVILPQAREWLERAGYPTGKWEPAYLREVTLLIKEKVKTGREFVEWARPFLEEEVRFDPEAVKRFLNPAGVQALRELLSDLSVAPDFSASSLEARFRRLAQERGTPVRTYVHPARVATTGREVGPSLYPSLAILGKDRVLQRLRRAIETFAS from the coding sequence ATGAGTAGAGTACGGGTCCGTTTCGCCCCTTCCCCTACCGGCTACCTGCACATCGGCGGAGCCCGCACGGCGCTGTTCAACTGGCTCTATGCCCGCCATACGAAAGGAACGTTCATCCTGCGCATCGAAGATACCGACTCGGCGCGCAACACTGCGGAGGCGGTGCGCGTCATCTTCGACGGCCTCCGGTGGCTCGGGCTCGACTGGGACGAAGGACCTATGCCCGATGGAAGCGTGCGCGGCGACCGCGGCCCTTACTTTCAGAGCGAGCGAGGTGCGGTCTACGATCGGGCGATTCGGTTCCTTCTCGATCGCGACCAGGCTTACGAAAAGGACGGGGCGATTTATTTCCGGATGCCGCGGAAGAAGATCGTCGTCGATGATCTGATCTGCGGCGAGGTCGGCTTCGACTGCACGCTCGAGCAGGATTTCGTGATCCGACGCAAGGACGGATCCCCCGTGTTCCATCTTGTGAACGTCGTGGACGATCTGGAAATGGGAATCACCCATGTTATTCGGGGCGAAGATCATCTCTCGAACACGCCCAAGCATTTGGCGATCGCCGCCGCCTTAGGCGGGGACTCTCCCCGCTACGCCCATATTCCGCTCATCTTGAATCGGACCGGCTCGAAGATGAGCAAGCGGGATGTCGGGGCTTCCCTCATGGAGTATCGCAATGGCGGCTACCTTCCGCAGGCGGTCCGCAACTACCTCTGCCTACTCGGATGGTCGCTCCGGGAGAACCGGGAGATCTTTCCGATCGAGGAGGCGGTGGAGAGATTCGAGCTCGGTCAGATCCATCGGAGCAATGCCCGCTTCGATGCCGATAAGCTGCTCTGGATGAACGGGAGCTACTTGCGCGCCCTGAGCGCCGAGGTTATCCTCCCCCAGGCGCGGGAGTGGCTCGAAAGAGCGGGATATCCGACCGGGAAATGGGAGCCGGCCTACCTCCGGGAGGTCACCCTCTTGATCAAAGAGAAGGTAAAAACGGGAAGGGAGTTCGTCGAATGGGCTCGTCCGTTCCTGGAGGAAGAGGTCCGTTTCGATCCGGAAGCGGTCAAGCGGTTCCTGAATCCTGCCGGTGTCCAAGCCCTGCGCGAGCTTCTGTCGGATCTCTCCGTCGCTCCTGACTTCTCTGCTTCCTCGCTGGAAGCGCGTTTTCGGCGGCTCGCGCAGGAGCGCGGAACCCCCGTCCGCACCTACGTCCATCCGGCACGCGTGGCCACGACCGGGCGAGAAGTCGGCCCCAGCCTCTATCCCTCACTGGCGATTCTGGGCAAAGATCGGGTCCTGCAACGTCTTCGCCGGGCGATCGAGACTTTTGCCTCATGA